Proteins from one Deinococcus sp. AB2017081 genomic window:
- a CDS encoding beta-galactosidase produces the protein MTDPSASTPPHLLLGSCDYPEHVPQNRWARYAQQQKDAGLAFVRIAEFAWSRIEPHPERYDWSWLDHAVEQYHAAGLKVVLCTLTATPPAWLIRAHPEILPHDEQGRVREFGSRRHYDFASPVYREHSRRVTLAMALRYGRHPAVVGWQTDNEFGCHATSRSYGGASAAAFPEWLRRKYSVVERLNEAWGNVFWSMEYSAFDQIRPPILTVTELNPSHVLDYARFCSGLIAEFQREQVEILREMSPGRFITHNFMIFESGFDHYEVAWGLDFASWDSYPLGMLEFFAPPGTDDELKTRYARTGHPDLIALNHDLYRSLAAGGAGLGREGKGTPPGMWIMEQQCGQVNWAPYNPLPADGAVQLWTAQAWAHGADVVSYFRWRAATMAQEVMHSGLLRHDETEDRGLAEVRALEQTQFPTGPVRSRVAVLHDYESLWLYDQQRHSATMTYWGQLAAYHGALRSLGVDVDIVHADADLSAYAVVVAPAITLVSDIRAARWAQATERGTRLVCGPRTAFRMPGGQTWPEGQPGPLSGLLGVKLLQFDSLRPTLRQDVTGPGGPFQAGGWAESYRLQGAEATHVYAGGPLHGQPAVATHGNATVIGAHSPTLIRTVLAEVLRAAGVPVTDLPDGVRLSRRAGRTLVQNWTADPVQWQGRTLAPVSFEVLDSA, from the coding sequence ATGACCGATCCGTCTGCCTCCACCCCACCCCACCTGCTGCTGGGCTCCTGCGATTATCCCGAGCACGTCCCCCAGAACCGCTGGGCCCGGTATGCCCAGCAGCAGAAGGACGCGGGTCTGGCGTTTGTCCGGATTGCGGAGTTCGCGTGGAGTCGCATCGAGCCGCACCCGGAACGCTACGACTGGTCGTGGCTGGATCACGCGGTCGAGCAGTACCACGCCGCCGGCCTGAAGGTCGTGCTGTGTACCCTGACGGCCACACCGCCCGCGTGGCTGATCCGTGCCCACCCGGAGATCCTGCCCCACGACGAGCAGGGCCGGGTGCGGGAATTCGGATCCCGCCGCCACTACGATTTCGCGTCGCCCGTGTACCGCGAGCACTCGCGCCGGGTGACGCTGGCCATGGCGCTGCGCTACGGACGCCACCCGGCGGTCGTGGGCTGGCAGACCGACAACGAGTTCGGTTGCCACGCCACCTCCCGCAGTTACGGCGGGGCGAGCGCGGCGGCCTTCCCGGAGTGGCTGCGCCGGAAGTACAGCGTCGTGGAACGTCTGAACGAGGCGTGGGGCAACGTGTTCTGGAGCATGGAGTACTCGGCCTTCGACCAGATCCGCCCACCGATCCTGACGGTCACGGAACTCAATCCGTCACACGTGCTCGACTACGCCCGCTTCTGCTCGGGCCTGATCGCGGAGTTCCAGCGCGAGCAGGTGGAGATCCTGCGAGAGATGTCGCCGGGACGTTTCATCACCCACAATTTCATGATCTTCGAGTCGGGCTTCGATCACTACGAGGTCGCGTGGGGTCTGGACTTCGCGTCGTGGGACAGCTACCCGCTGGGCATGCTGGAGTTCTTTGCGCCGCCCGGCACGGACGATGAACTCAAGACCCGCTACGCCCGCACCGGGCACCCGGACCTGATCGCCCTGAACCACGACCTGTACCGCTCGCTGGCGGCGGGCGGGGCTGGGCTGGGCCGCGAGGGGAAGGGCACGCCGCCCGGCATGTGGATCATGGAGCAGCAGTGCGGCCAGGTGAACTGGGCGCCCTACAACCCCCTGCCGGCCGACGGCGCGGTGCAGCTGTGGACCGCGCAGGCGTGGGCCCACGGCGCGGATGTGGTCAGCTACTTCCGCTGGCGGGCGGCCACCATGGCGCAGGAGGTCATGCACTCGGGCCTGCTGCGCCACGACGAGACCGAGGACCGGGGCCTGGCCGAGGTGCGGGCCCTGGAGCAGACCCAGTTCCCCACCGGGCCGGTGCGCAGCCGTGTGGCCGTGCTGCACGACTACGAGAGCCTGTGGCTGTACGACCAGCAGCGGCACTCGGCCACCATGACGTACTGGGGTCAGCTGGCCGCGTACCACGGAGCGCTGCGCTCGCTGGGCGTGGACGTGGACATCGTGCATGCCGATGCCGACCTGAGCGCCTACGCGGTCGTCGTCGCTCCGGCGATCACGCTGGTCTCTGACATCCGCGCGGCCCGCTGGGCCCAGGCCACCGAGCGGGGCACACGTCTGGTCTGCGGCCCGCGCACAGCCTTCCGCATGCCCGGCGGCCAGACCTGGCCTGAGGGACAGCCAGGGCCGCTGTCGGGCCTGCTGGGCGTGAAGCTGCTGCAGTTCGACTCGCTGCGGCCCACCCTGCGCCAGGACGTGACCGGGCCGGGCGGGCCCTTCCAGGCAGGCGGCTGGGCCGAGAGCTACCGGCTCCAGGGCGCGGAGGCGACCCACGTCTATGCGGGCGGCCCGCTGCACGGCCAGCCGGCGGTCGCCACGCACGGGAACGCCACGGTCATCGGGGCCCACAGCCCGACGCTGATCCGCACGGTGCTGGCCGAGGTCTTGCGGGCCGCCGGCGTGCCGGTCACAGACCTGCCCGACGGCGTGCGCCTCAGCCGCCGGGCGGGACGGACGCTGGTGCAGAACTGGACGGCCGATCCTGTCCAGTGGCAGGGCCGCACGCTGGCCCCCGTCAGTTTCGAGGTGCTGGACAGCGCCTGA
- a CDS encoding FKBP-type peptidyl-prolyl cis-trans isomerase — translation MTQELKVEKYHEGHGAPAQAGKMVKVHYTGTLESGQKFDSSRDRGQPIEFPLGVGYVIKGWDDGIAQLNVGDKARLTVPAHLGYGAAGVPGVIPGGATLIFDVELVDVG, via the coding sequence ATGACGCAGGAACTGAAGGTCGAGAAATATCATGAGGGCCACGGTGCTCCGGCCCAGGCCGGCAAGATGGTCAAGGTGCACTACACCGGTACCCTAGAGAGCGGACAGAAGTTCGACTCCAGCCGCGACCGTGGGCAGCCCATCGAGTTTCCGCTGGGCGTGGGGTACGTCATCAAGGGCTGGGACGACGGCATCGCGCAGCTGAACGTGGGCGACAAGGCGCGCCTCACCGTGCCGGCCCACCTGGGGTACGGCGCGGCGGGCGTCCCCGGGGTGATCCCCGGCGGCGCGACCCTGATCTTCGACGTGGAACTCGTGGACGTCGGCTGA
- the lepB gene encoding signal peptidase I: protein MKASSAQSSSSALARAWRTWIVGALLPVYLFTTFVGTLARVDGDSMDPTLHSGDVLVLLKYPRWQRAWGLGGAYPRRGDLLVFKAPADSPYAYETVWGVRHRPYNIKRVVALAGDSVAVQDGRVTVNGRALTEAYASEGFVQDQPAQRVPPASVWVLGDNRRLGESLDSRAYGPVPLRDVAGPADLRLWPQPGVVRR from the coding sequence ATGAAGGCGTCGTCGGCTCAGTCCTCCTCCTCCGCCCTGGCACGGGCCTGGCGGACGTGGATCGTGGGGGCGCTGCTGCCGGTCTACCTGTTCACGACCTTCGTCGGCACCCTGGCCCGCGTGGACGGCGACTCGATGGATCCGACCCTGCACAGCGGAGACGTGCTGGTGCTCCTGAAGTACCCACGCTGGCAGCGGGCATGGGGCCTGGGCGGGGCGTATCCGCGCCGGGGCGACCTGCTCGTCTTCAAGGCGCCGGCCGACAGCCCGTATGCCTACGAGACCGTGTGGGGCGTGCGACACCGCCCCTACAACATCAAGCGGGTCGTCGCGCTGGCGGGGGACTCGGTCGCGGTGCAGGATGGCCGCGTGACTGTGAACGGCCGGGCCCTGACCGAGGCCTACGCCAGCGAGGGCTTCGTGCAGGATCAGCCCGCCCAACGCGTGCCGCCGGCCAGCGTGTGGGTTCTGGGCGACAACCGCCGCCTGGGCGAGAGTCTGGACAGCCGTGCGTACGGCCCCGTGCCCCTGCGGGACGTGGCGGGGCCGGCTGACCTGCGGCTGTGGCCACAGCCCGGGGTAGTGCGGCGCTGA
- a CDS encoding LacI family DNA-binding transcriptional regulator, with translation MTQLPRPITIADVAQQAQVSAMTVSNVINNKPNVRPQTRQRVLDAIAQTGYRVNPMARALAGGRGRILSVVTRQINLPYASEVLMGAAEAAERLDYDLAVLMRGTRTASDLSVMGRLSVGALLVQPDHHDHLGAGQVPEHVISVDGPSARPLSVDNYGGARQAMTHLLGLGHTRIAIITGALAFRVDPLTGAHSADSDRDDAAERLRAYHDALREADVKVPRSYVQDGDYRKASGEAATRVLLGLRRPPTAIFASSDAMAVGAIHAAQDLGLSVPRDVSVVGFDNFPIAAQTRPALTTVRQPLHEMGSLAIHMLVDLAEGRAVSMPPPFPTELIVRESTAPPAHHAPSH, from the coding sequence GTGACCCAGCTGCCCCGACCCATCACCATTGCGGACGTCGCCCAGCAGGCGCAGGTCTCGGCCATGACCGTCTCGAACGTCATCAACAACAAGCCCAACGTCCGCCCGCAGACCCGGCAGCGCGTGCTGGACGCCATTGCCCAGACCGGCTACCGCGTCAATCCGATGGCCAGGGCCCTGGCGGGCGGGCGGGGCCGCATCCTCAGCGTGGTGACACGTCAGATCAACCTGCCCTATGCGAGCGAGGTGCTGATGGGCGCCGCCGAGGCGGCCGAACGGCTGGACTACGACCTGGCCGTCCTGATGCGGGGCACCCGCACCGCCAGCGACCTGTCCGTGATGGGCCGGCTCTCGGTCGGAGCGCTGCTCGTGCAGCCCGACCATCACGATCACCTCGGTGCTGGCCAGGTGCCGGAGCATGTGATCAGCGTGGACGGCCCGAGTGCGCGGCCCCTGAGCGTGGACAACTACGGCGGCGCGCGCCAGGCGATGACCCACCTGCTCGGCCTGGGGCACACCCGGATCGCGATCATCACCGGGGCCCTGGCGTTCCGCGTCGATCCGCTGACGGGCGCACACTCGGCCGACAGCGACCGGGACGACGCCGCCGAACGCCTGCGCGCGTACCATGACGCCCTGCGCGAGGCGGATGTGAAGGTGCCGCGCAGCTACGTGCAGGACGGCGATTACCGCAAGGCGAGCGGGGAGGCGGCGACCCGCGTGCTGCTCGGCCTGCGCCGCCCGCCCACGGCCATCTTCGCGTCGAGTGACGCCATGGCCGTCGGGGCCATCCATGCGGCCCAGGATCTGGGCCTCAGCGTGCCGCGCGACGTGTCGGTGGTGGGCTTCGACAACTTCCCCATCGCGGCCCAGACGCGTCCGGCCCTGACCACGGTGCGCCAGCCCCTCCACGAGATGGGCTCGCTGGCCATCCACATGCTCGTCGATCTGGCCGAGGGGCGCGCCGTGTCGATGCCCCCCCCGTTCCCGACGGAACTGATCGTCCGCGAGTCGACGGCCCCGCCGGCACACCACGCCCCGTCTCACTGA
- a CDS encoding ABC transporter substrate-binding protein, with translation MKTALAIAVLVSAALSSAAQAQKTFTVVRPTQWGAQNMNPFAPGDQRLGATASTIYESLFFVNMLDGKVTEVLGTKYAWSKDNRTLTITTRSGAKWSDGTAFTAKDAAFTFNYIKQYPALDTSALWKNGLASAKATNDTTLVLTFDRSNTPIFMDIANVLIVPEHIWSKITTPLTEANAKPVGTGPFVFDQYSQQAVRVVKNPNYWMKDKPAIDAVVWVSTNSNDAAQLKLMKGEADFGYIGLADPIGGFQKKGPNNAFYWPVDNNNYLYFNTAKAPFNDAAFRRGLSQAVNTQDVALKAYSGVAKGAHSSGIIPAQLKSWLPAGVNSLKFDPVAADKALTAAGYKKDATGKRLGKDGKPLPAFKILVGAGWTDFITMATTIGENLKKVGINTSVDQQQWSSYAGGLQSGTYDMGISWGWGNGPTPYLLYYKSFDPDFSAPVGKTAPSNLSRYTNPVITKALETYRSSSDAAVQKKAIGDIVKVVMQDMPFLPLTDRSEFANFNTSKFTNFPSAQNPYNYGNPDDSTGARLMYLNVKPK, from the coding sequence ATGAAGACAGCCCTCGCCATCGCCGTGCTCGTCAGCGCCGCCCTGAGCAGCGCCGCCCAGGCCCAGAAGACCTTCACCGTCGTGCGGCCCACCCAGTGGGGCGCGCAGAACATGAACCCCTTCGCGCCGGGCGACCAGCGCCTCGGGGCCACCGCCTCCACCATCTACGAATCGCTGTTCTTCGTGAACATGCTCGACGGCAAGGTGACCGAGGTGCTCGGCACCAAGTACGCGTGGAGCAAGGACAACCGCACCCTGACCATCACCACCCGCTCCGGCGCGAAGTGGTCGGACGGCACGGCCTTCACCGCGAAGGACGCCGCCTTCACCTTCAACTACATCAAGCAGTACCCGGCGCTCGACACCTCCGCGCTGTGGAAGAACGGGCTCGCCTCGGCCAAGGCGACCAACGACACCACCCTGGTGCTGACCTTCGACCGCTCGAACACCCCGATCTTCATGGACATCGCCAACGTCCTGATCGTGCCCGAGCACATCTGGAGCAAGATCACGACCCCGCTGACCGAGGCCAACGCCAAGCCGGTCGGCACCGGGCCCTTCGTCTTCGACCAGTACAGCCAGCAGGCGGTGCGGGTGGTCAAGAACCCCAACTACTGGATGAAGGACAAGCCCGCCATCGACGCGGTCGTGTGGGTGTCCACCAACAGCAACGACGCCGCGCAGCTCAAGCTGATGAAGGGCGAGGCCGACTTCGGGTACATCGGCCTGGCCGATCCCATCGGCGGCTTCCAGAAGAAGGGCCCCAACAACGCCTTCTACTGGCCGGTGGACAACAACAACTACCTGTACTTCAACACCGCCAAGGCCCCCTTCAACGACGCCGCGTTCCGCCGCGGACTGTCGCAGGCCGTGAACACCCAGGACGTCGCCCTCAAGGCGTACTCGGGCGTCGCCAAGGGCGCGCACTCCAGCGGCATCATCCCCGCGCAGCTCAAGTCGTGGCTGCCGGCCGGCGTGAACTCGCTGAAGTTCGACCCCGTCGCTGCCGACAAGGCCCTGACCGCCGCCGGGTATAAGAAGGACGCCACCGGCAAACGCCTGGGCAAGGACGGCAAGCCGCTGCCCGCCTTCAAGATCCTGGTGGGCGCGGGCTGGACCGACTTCATCACCATGGCCACCACCATCGGCGAGAACCTCAAGAAGGTCGGGATCAACACCAGCGTCGACCAGCAGCAGTGGAGCTCCTACGCCGGCGGCCTGCAGTCGGGAACGTACGACATGGGGATCAGCTGGGGCTGGGGCAACGGCCCCACGCCGTACCTGCTGTACTACAAGAGCTTCGACCCGGACTTCAGCGCTCCCGTCGGTAAGACCGCGCCGTCGAACCTCTCGCGCTACACCAACCCTGTCATCACCAAGGCGCTCGAGACGTACCGCAGCAGCAGCGACGCCGCCGTGCAGAAGAAGGCCATCGGCGACATCGTGAAGGTCGTCATGCAGGACATGCCCTTCCTGCCCCTGACGGATCGCAGCGAGTTCGCGAACTTCAACACCAGCAAGTTCACGAACTTCCCCAGCGCGCAGAACCCGTACAACTACGGCAACCCGGACGACTCGACCGGCGCGCGCCTGATGTACCTGAACGTCAAGCCCAAGTAA
- a CDS encoding ABC transporter permease, with protein MAYILRKLGFLIFTLWVAATLNFVLPRLVPGDPVGAMLAKYQGKLDPSAVDALRLAYGLTDQGSPLQQYVTYLGNLLQGDFGRSISQFPTPVMDIVRMAAPWTIGLVGVTTVLAFLLGSALGVYSAWRRGTPLADAMPPIALFLNSMPYMFVGLGLLYLLAFKSSVFPLGNALDPFLKTWSPEWWSSMLRHAVLPALTLLVVSAGGWLITMRNNVMSVMGEDYIAFARAKGLTEKRLLHRYVLRNALLPSFTAFGMAMGFVVGGAILMEVVFSYPGLGLQLNNAVTTLDYPLMQALFFFIALAVLLANFIVDLLYVYVDPRVRDGKGT; from the coding sequence ATGGCCTACATCCTGCGCAAGCTGGGCTTCCTGATCTTCACGCTGTGGGTGGCTGCCACCCTGAACTTCGTGCTGCCGCGCCTCGTGCCGGGCGACCCGGTGGGGGCCATGCTGGCCAAATACCAGGGCAAGCTGGATCCGTCGGCCGTGGACGCGCTGCGTCTCGCGTACGGCCTGACCGACCAGGGCAGTCCGCTGCAGCAGTACGTCACGTACCTGGGCAACCTGCTCCAGGGCGATTTCGGGCGCTCGATCAGCCAGTTCCCCACGCCCGTCATGGACATCGTGCGCATGGCCGCGCCGTGGACGATCGGGTTGGTCGGCGTGACGACCGTGCTGGCCTTCCTGCTCGGCAGCGCGCTGGGCGTGTACAGCGCGTGGCGGCGCGGCACCCCCCTGGCCGACGCCATGCCGCCCATCGCCCTGTTCCTGAATTCCATGCCGTACATGTTCGTGGGGCTGGGCCTGCTGTACCTGCTGGCCTTCAAATCGAGCGTGTTTCCCCTCGGCAACGCCCTCGACCCCTTCCTCAAGACGTGGTCGCCGGAGTGGTGGTCGAGCATGCTGCGCCACGCCGTGCTGCCCGCCCTGACGCTGCTGGTCGTGTCGGCCGGCGGGTGGCTGATCACCATGCGCAACAACGTCATGAGCGTCATGGGCGAGGACTACATCGCCTTCGCGCGCGCCAAGGGCCTGACCGAGAAGCGGCTGCTGCACCGCTACGTGCTGCGCAACGCCCTGCTGCCGAGCTTCACGGCCTTCGGCATGGCCATGGGCTTCGTGGTGGGCGGCGCGATCCTCATGGAGGTCGTGTTCTCGTACCCGGGGCTGGGCCTGCAGCTCAACAACGCCGTGACGACGCTGGACTACCCCCTGATGCAGGCGCTGTTCTTCTTCATCGCGCTGGCGGTGCTGCTCGCCAACTTCATCGTGGACCTGCTGTACGTGTACGTCGATCCGCGCGTGCGTGACGGGAAGGGCACGTGA
- a CDS encoding dipeptide/oligopeptide/nickel ABC transporter permease/ATP-binding protein: MNGALTILRRSPRATAGAVMVLVMMLMAVFAPLLTPYSPTSQEYGAWITPGREHLLGTTALGQDVWAQVLYGARTTLLIGIMAGLIATLIGTSVGLAGAYFGGRVEDVLNVITNVFLVLPGLPLLIIVSAFVRGAGIWSIILVIAFTGWAWGARVIRSQALALRNRDFVQAAIVSGERPGRIIFAEMLPNMAGLIAANFFSTALYAVLSEAGLAFLGFGDVSTVTWGTMLYWAQARGALLQGAWWWIVAPGLLIALLGTAFALLNFGIDEVTNPKIVHSVGATKVLRRRKKERAAPAPTGTPALLSIRDLDAGYATPQGRVRAVRDVGLDIAPGEFVGLAGESGCGKSTLAFAATRLLDAPGAVFGGESVLAGQDLLDLSSEELRRVRWKDYSMVFQASMNILNPVIKVREQVYDAMQAHGVTDRAQLDARARELFRLVGIRESYLDAFPHQLSGGMKQRVVIAIALALEPKLVVMDEPTTALDVVVQRQILQEIDAVRRRLGISILFITHDLSLLVEMSDRIAIMYAGEVIEEAPAKVLYADPKHPYTRKMMSAFPPLDGPRERREGIPGRPPPLSAELPGCPFFERCPSRMPGKCDAHKPASVELSPGHRVACFLHSDAVKEFSDAAD, translated from the coding sequence GTGAACGGCGCGCTGACCATCCTGCGCCGCTCGCCGCGGGCCACGGCGGGCGCGGTCATGGTGCTCGTCATGATGCTCATGGCCGTGTTCGCGCCGCTGCTCACGCCGTACTCGCCCACGTCGCAGGAGTACGGCGCGTGGATCACGCCGGGCCGCGAGCATCTGCTCGGCACCACGGCGCTGGGCCAGGACGTGTGGGCGCAGGTGCTGTACGGCGCGCGCACCACCCTCCTGATCGGCATCATGGCAGGCCTGATCGCCACCCTGATCGGCACGTCGGTCGGCCTGGCCGGGGCGTACTTCGGCGGGCGCGTCGAGGACGTGCTGAACGTCATCACCAACGTGTTCCTGGTGCTGCCGGGGCTGCCGCTCCTGATCATCGTGAGCGCCTTCGTGCGCGGCGCGGGCATCTGGTCGATCATCCTGGTCATCGCGTTCACCGGCTGGGCGTGGGGTGCGCGCGTGATCCGCTCGCAGGCGCTGGCGCTGAGGAACCGCGACTTCGTGCAGGCGGCCATCGTGTCGGGCGAGCGTCCGGGCCGCATCATCTTCGCGGAGATGCTGCCGAACATGGCGGGCCTGATCGCCGCGAACTTCTTCTCGACCGCGCTGTACGCCGTGCTGTCGGAGGCGGGGCTGGCGTTCCTGGGCTTCGGCGACGTGAGCACCGTCACGTGGGGCACCATGCTGTACTGGGCGCAGGCCCGCGGAGCGCTGCTGCAGGGCGCGTGGTGGTGGATCGTGGCCCCGGGCCTCCTGATCGCGCTGCTGGGCACAGCCTTCGCGCTGCTGAACTTCGGCATCGACGAGGTCACCAATCCCAAGATCGTGCATTCCGTGGGGGCGACGAAGGTGCTGCGCCGCCGCAAGAAGGAGCGCGCGGCCCCCGCCCCCACGGGCACGCCGGCCCTGCTGTCCATCCGCGACCTCGACGCCGGGTACGCCACGCCGCAGGGGCGCGTGCGGGCGGTGCGCGACGTGGGCCTGGACATCGCGCCGGGCGAGTTCGTGGGGCTGGCCGGCGAGTCCGGCTGCGGGAAGTCCACGCTGGCCTTCGCCGCCACGCGGCTCCTCGACGCGCCGGGCGCGGTGTTCGGCGGCGAGTCGGTGCTCGCCGGGCAGGATCTGCTCGACCTGTCGAGCGAGGAACTGCGCCGGGTGCGCTGGAAGGACTACTCGATGGTCTTCCAGGCGAGCATGAACATCCTCAACCCGGTCATCAAGGTGCGCGAGCAGGTCTACGACGCCATGCAGGCGCACGGGGTCACGGACAGGGCGCAGCTCGACGCCCGCGCGCGCGAGCTGTTCCGGCTGGTCGGCATCCGCGAGAGCTACCTCGACGCCTTCCCGCACCAGCTGTCGGGCGGCATGAAGCAGCGCGTGGTGATCGCCATCGCGCTCGCGCTGGAGCCGAAGCTGGTCGTGATGGACGAGCCCACCACAGCCCTCGACGTGGTCGTGCAGCGCCAGATCCTGCAGGAGATCGACGCGGTGCGCCGCCGCCTGGGCATCAGCATCCTGTTCATCACGCACGACCTGTCGCTGCTCGTCGAGATGAGCGACCGGATCGCGATCATGTATGCCGGTGAAGTGATCGAGGAGGCCCCGGCCAAGGTGCTGTACGCGGATCCCAAGCACCCGTACACCCGCAAGATGATGAGCGCGTTCCCGCCGCTGGATGGCCCGCGCGAGCGCCGCGAGGGCATTCCCGGCCGGCCGCCGCCGCTGAGCGCGGAGCTGCCTGGCTGCCCGTTCTTCGAGCGCTGCCCCAGCCGCATGCCCGGCAAGTGCGACGCGCACAAGCCCGCGAGCGTGGAGCTGAGCCCCGGTCACCGCGTGGCGTGCTTCCTGCACTCCGACGCCGTCAAGGAGTTCTCCGATGCCGCCGACTGA
- a CDS encoding ABC transporter ATP-binding protein, which translates to MPPTETPTSLAPALELQHVTKRFSVGRGSATVTAVNDMTLSIGRGEVLGLVGESGSGKSTIARLVTRLHDPTEGAMRLDGRDVPARLRGRELRSFRRNVQMIFQDPFASLNPLHTVGYIVGRPLRIHGLARGDDVQTQVAALLDRVGLTPGAAYAAKRPHELSGGQRQRVVIARALAARPTLILADEPTSALDVSIRLDIMNLLLDLVAQEGLSMLFITHDLAGARYMSDRIAVMYAGHLVEIGPAADVIGDPQMPYTQLLKSAAPKPEGNLAAGALEARGEVPDLTNLPPGCPFEPRCPYARAVCREGLPKLYEVGPGHHARCILHDPALAAQPPIHPVVAAT; encoded by the coding sequence ATGCCGCCGACTGAGACGCCCACCTCCCTGGCCCCCGCGCTGGAACTCCAGCACGTCACCAAGCGCTTCTCGGTGGGGCGCGGCAGCGCGACCGTCACCGCCGTGAACGACATGACCCTGTCCATCGGGCGCGGCGAGGTGCTCGGGCTGGTCGGCGAGTCGGGGAGCGGCAAGAGCACCATCGCGCGGCTCGTGACGCGCCTGCACGACCCGACCGAGGGCGCGATGCGCCTGGACGGCCGCGACGTGCCCGCCCGCCTGCGCGGCAGGGAGCTGCGGAGCTTCCGGCGCAACGTGCAGATGATCTTCCAGGATCCCTTCGCGAGCCTGAACCCGCTGCACACCGTGGGGTACATCGTGGGCCGGCCGCTGCGCATCCACGGACTGGCACGCGGCGACGACGTCCAGACGCAGGTGGCGGCGCTGCTCGACCGGGTGGGCCTGACGCCCGGCGCGGCCTATGCCGCCAAGCGCCCGCACGAGCTGTCGGGCGGGCAGCGGCAGCGCGTGGTGATCGCCCGCGCGCTCGCGGCGCGCCCCACCCTGATCCTCGCGGACGAGCCGACCAGTGCCCTGGACGTCTCGATCCGGCTCGACATCATGAACCTGCTGCTCGACCTCGTCGCGCAGGAGGGCCTGAGCATGCTGTTCATCACGCACGACCTCGCGGGCGCGCGGTACATGAGCGACCGCATCGCGGTGATGTACGCCGGGCACCTCGTGGAGATCGGCCCGGCCGCGGACGTGATCGGCGATCCACAGATGCCGTACACGCAGCTCCTGAAAAGCGCCGCGCCCAAGCCGGAGGGCAACCTCGCGGCGGGGGCCCTGGAGGCGCGCGGCGAGGTGCCGGACCTGACGAACCTGCCGCCCGGCTGCCCCTTCGAGCCGCGCTGCCCGTATGCGCGCGCGGTGTGCCGCGAGGGGTTGCCGAAGCTGTACGAGGTCGGCCCCGGGCACCACGCCCGCTGCATCCTGCACGACCCGGCGCTCGCGGCGCAGCCGCCCATCCATCCGGTCGTCGCCGCGACATGA